The following are encoded together in the Oceanobacillus zhaokaii genome:
- a CDS encoding YhzD family protein, which yields MADYFLTVFDKSGKKLYDKSFSATDNSEAKEIGLNKLKELEFNEHTHRCVTADGKLVLFQR from the coding sequence ATGGCTGATTATTTTTTGACGGTATTCGATAAGTCAGGAAAGAAATTATATGATAAATCATTCTCCGCAACAGATAATTCCGAGGCCAAGGAGATTGGCTTAAATAAACTGAAGGAGTTAGAATTTAATGAGCATACACATCGTTGTGTAACAGCCGATGGTAAACTAGTGCTGTTTCAACGCTAA
- a CDS encoding DUF3796 domain-containing protein: MSESFLENPYLILLFPGLYLMYIIMFLVIRRIGKRKHLFDERYKQENSNAKARGYETTTIILLLAWPIIIMFDGIGFSFFLLSIIFVLHNLSYLFASIYYSTRE; this comes from the coding sequence TTGAGTGAATCTTTTTTAGAGAACCCATATTTAATCCTCTTATTTCCTGGTTTGTATTTGATGTACATTATTATGTTTCTTGTGATACGCCGGATTGGTAAAAGAAAACATCTGTTCGATGAACGGTATAAACAAGAAAATAGTAATGCGAAAGCGAGAGGCTATGAAACGACAACGATAATTTTATTACTTGCATGGCCAATTATTATTATGTTTGACGGCATCGGGTTTAGTTTCTTTTTATTATCCATCATTTTTGTGCTTCATAATTTAAGCTATTTATTTGCTTCTATTTATTATTCAACACGAGAATAA
- a CDS encoding PucR family transcriptional regulator translates to MLNELRKIFSTLFIFQNNQGNIPDNYQWFITSNQDIIGIDNQELSTRDIALLSAFLTPYSITIPEPTLEEQLWESRLKENNKDEVVSPFRLVYFKITKNQMKPLQFKEAIQDFFTKSVPIIWENQYEGIIIEELSDSAEFISYEQIIDILMSDLYVNIKFYVGPSLDNLFNLKQLYTTFLASSEQAFSYSEKPVITYLDAIIHGFIDRTDESFRDDVIMVIFKDLVTDKELLHTLRTFIQCNLNTSVAAKTLHMHRNSLQYRLDKFRERTGIDIRQFDQAIIVYLGLLSIMHRD, encoded by the coding sequence ATGTTAAATGAACTGCGGAAAATTTTTTCGACTTTATTTATTTTTCAAAACAATCAAGGCAATATTCCAGATAATTATCAGTGGTTTATTACATCCAATCAAGACATTATTGGAATTGACAATCAAGAATTGTCTACTCGAGATATAGCACTTTTATCGGCTTTTCTTACGCCATACTCAATTACAATTCCGGAACCAACATTGGAAGAACAGCTATGGGAAAGCAGGCTGAAGGAAAATAACAAGGATGAAGTCGTATCACCATTTCGCCTTGTCTATTTTAAAATTACAAAAAACCAAATGAAACCACTGCAATTTAAAGAAGCAATTCAAGATTTCTTCACTAAATCAGTCCCTATCATTTGGGAAAATCAGTATGAAGGTATTATCATTGAAGAGCTAAGCGATTCTGCCGAGTTTATATCTTATGAACAAATTATCGATATTTTAATGAGTGATCTCTATGTGAACATCAAATTTTACGTTGGTCCTTCTTTAGATAACTTATTCAATCTAAAGCAATTATATACTACTTTTTTAGCGAGCAGTGAACAAGCATTTTCCTATTCTGAGAAACCGGTGATTACATATTTGGATGCGATTATTCATGGATTTATTGACAGGACTGATGAAAGCTTCCGAGATGATGTCATTATGGTTATTTTTAAGGATCTAGTTACAGATAAAGAATTGCTGCATACATTAAGAACATTTATCCAATGTAATTTAAATACATCTGTTGCTGCAAAAACCTTACATATGCATCGTAATAGTTTACAGTATCGTTTGGACAAATTCAGAGAGAGAACCGGTATTGACATCCGGCAATTCGATCAGGCAATCATCGTTTATTTAGGGTTATTGTCGATTATGCACAGAGATTAG
- a CDS encoding glycosyltransferase translates to MKKRNFRGRRKKTHSQLEPGQKDFIFKSESSKRWNFLIVLSVLLAALFGLVIFFAGLGLYANPHLPKLETKETDEFAQISSSETMTSNNDEFATTATDEKFLQQGVAYKDDVYAFYVNWDSNSEQSLRENIDTIDVLIPQWLSLNSELEIESDIQPEIVELAKKNDVKIVPLIHNIQNQKWNQETIHQLLNSPEEQEKLIKELLELIKQHDFDGINIDFENLNKNDRDLLTQFMKDLYTAFHAEGLSVSIDVPAANEAFDYKELEKYVDQMIVMAYDENVNNPGTIASSSWFKEILSKLPKEKLITAIGNYGYDWEWESQEPGEPVTFDDVTRLAEKANLNIQWDDMSKTPYLKYMENNKLHEIWFLDSATFYNHLKIATEAGAQGIALWRLGSEDPSVWDILKGNKIEELLTVKNGGNIYSTGEGNIYRASESWKEGKRSLQFDDSGFITDEAYITNPVSSEFERLSQPGDKEIVLTFDDGPDPKYTESILDILKQYQVKASFFVNGNKAIHNQDIVDRMYRDGHEIGIHTFSHPKTNEMSDKKLKLELNSTQRIIQGITGHTTKLYRSPYGDEEAKYLPSHFQRLENVTQMGYVTVNYDIDSKDWKLRDSEAIVQNILDQASSGDIILLHDGGGDRQATVEALPEIIEQLQSKGYTFVTVSDLMDQSKNNIMPPVTDVENPIMHSYKVMLFNIANFKEGISILLFSVIFILVLRILILGSLAFIHKKRANHLMERSTPFVSVIIPAYNEESVIGKTIESILKSNYPNLEVIVIDDGSKDQTSLVVSSKYDANKKVFLFQQKNGGKASAINLGIRKAKGDIIVAIDADTTVSPDSISMLIRHFSDEKIAAVSGNIRVGNKKNLLTSWQHIEYVTGFNLEKRAFATLNCVPVVPGALGAWRKQVVEELDYFTDDTLAEDTDMTLKIIRQGYKVVIDEQAYAYTEAPETIRDFLKQRFRWTFGTLQCFWKHKKAFGGRKHKSLGFFALPNMLLFQFIIPFFAPLLDLLFILGILTGAAQKSLLIFASYYLVDFLVCFVAFRMEKLSFKPLISLFLQRIFYRYLLLWVTWKSFFAALKGTRVGWGKLKRSGDLRVESGLKGEHIS, encoded by the coding sequence ATGAAAAAAAGAAACTTCCGCGGCCGAAGGAAAAAAACACATTCGCAGCTTGAACCCGGTCAAAAGGATTTTATTTTTAAGAGTGAATCTAGTAAACGGTGGAATTTCTTGATTGTTCTATCAGTTCTTCTAGCTGCTCTATTCGGTCTGGTTATCTTTTTTGCGGGTTTAGGTCTTTATGCTAATCCGCATCTTCCTAAATTGGAAACAAAAGAAACGGATGAATTTGCACAGATCAGTTCATCAGAAACCATGACTTCCAATAACGATGAATTTGCAACCACCGCTACGGATGAGAAATTTCTCCAGCAAGGAGTTGCCTATAAGGATGATGTTTACGCATTTTATGTGAATTGGGACAGCAACAGTGAGCAATCACTTAGGGAAAATATTGATACAATCGATGTGCTGATTCCACAATGGCTATCTTTAAATTCTGAATTGGAGATTGAAAGCGATATTCAGCCGGAAATAGTAGAGCTCGCCAAAAAGAATGATGTGAAAATCGTACCATTAATTCACAACATACAGAATCAAAAGTGGAATCAGGAGACAATTCATCAACTTTTAAATTCTCCTGAAGAACAAGAAAAATTAATTAAGGAACTGCTAGAACTAATAAAACAGCACGACTTTGATGGGATCAATATTGACTTTGAGAATCTAAACAAGAACGACAGGGATTTATTGACCCAGTTTATGAAGGATTTATACACAGCTTTTCATGCTGAAGGTCTCTCGGTATCCATCGATGTACCGGCTGCCAATGAGGCATTTGATTACAAAGAGCTGGAAAAGTATGTGGATCAGATGATTGTAATGGCATACGATGAAAATGTGAACAATCCTGGCACCATTGCTTCTTCATCGTGGTTTAAAGAAATTCTCTCAAAATTACCCAAAGAAAAGCTGATTACTGCGATTGGGAATTATGGATATGACTGGGAATGGGAAAGCCAAGAGCCTGGAGAACCCGTTACCTTTGATGACGTCACGAGACTTGCCGAAAAAGCCAACTTGAACATTCAATGGGATGATATGAGCAAAACTCCATACCTTAAATATATGGAGAACAACAAACTACATGAGATATGGTTCCTGGACAGTGCAACCTTCTACAACCATTTAAAAATAGCTACTGAGGCTGGAGCGCAGGGAATCGCACTCTGGAGGCTCGGGTCTGAGGATCCATCGGTTTGGGATATTCTTAAAGGTAATAAAATAGAAGAATTGCTTACTGTCAAGAATGGAGGAAATATCTATAGCACAGGAGAAGGGAATATTTACCGGGCGTCAGAGAGTTGGAAAGAAGGGAAACGCAGTCTTCAGTTTGATGACTCTGGCTTTATTACGGATGAAGCCTATATTACCAATCCTGTATCATCCGAGTTTGAGCGGCTAAGCCAACCGGGAGATAAAGAGATTGTCCTAACTTTTGACGATGGGCCCGATCCTAAATATACGGAAAGCATATTGGACATCCTGAAACAATACCAGGTTAAGGCTTCGTTCTTTGTGAACGGTAATAAAGCAATCCATAATCAGGATATTGTGGATCGAATGTATCGGGATGGTCATGAGATTGGAATACATACATTTTCCCACCCAAAAACAAATGAAATGTCCGATAAAAAGTTAAAACTTGAACTGAATAGTACTCAACGCATCATTCAAGGAATTACTGGACATACCACTAAATTGTATCGGTCCCCATATGGAGATGAAGAGGCTAAGTATTTGCCATCACATTTTCAAAGATTAGAGAATGTGACACAAATGGGGTATGTTACCGTCAATTATGATATCGATTCAAAAGACTGGAAGCTGCGTGATAGCGAAGCCATTGTCCAGAATATCTTGGACCAGGCATCTAGCGGCGATATAATTTTACTTCACGACGGCGGAGGAGATAGGCAGGCTACCGTTGAGGCATTGCCTGAGATTATTGAACAGTTACAGAGTAAAGGTTATACTTTTGTAACGGTCAGCGATCTAATGGATCAAAGTAAAAATAATATAATGCCTCCTGTCACAGATGTGGAAAATCCGATAATGCATAGCTACAAAGTGATGCTGTTCAATATAGCAAACTTTAAAGAGGGCATTTCCATTTTGCTTTTCAGTGTGATATTCATTTTAGTTCTGCGCATTTTGATTCTAGGAAGTTTAGCTTTTATACATAAAAAACGTGCCAATCATCTGATGGAGCGGTCTACACCGTTTGTCAGTGTCATTATCCCGGCTTACAATGAAGAGAGTGTCATAGGTAAGACCATCGAATCGATCTTAAAAAGCAATTATCCAAACCTGGAAGTTATTGTTATCGATGATGGTTCCAAAGACCAGACTTCCTTAGTTGTATCAAGTAAGTACGATGCTAATAAAAAGGTATTTCTTTTCCAACAGAAGAACGGGGGAAAAGCTTCAGCCATTAATCTGGGAATCAGGAAGGCAAAGGGAGATATCATTGTTGCGATTGATGCGGACACTACTGTTTCTCCCGACTCGATTTCGATGCTTATTCGGCACTTTTCTGATGAAAAGATTGCGGCTGTCTCTGGAAATATAAGGGTTGGGAACAAGAAAAACCTGTTAACTTCCTGGCAGCATATTGAGTATGTAACTGGATTTAATTTGGAGAAGCGCGCGTTTGCCACTCTTAATTGTGTTCCAGTAGTCCCGGGAGCTTTGGGGGCATGGCGCAAACAGGTGGTTGAGGAGCTGGACTATTTTACCGATGATACGCTTGCAGAAGATACAGACATGACATTAAAAATCATCCGCCAAGGCTATAAAGTTGTGATTGATGAACAGGCCTATGCTTATACAGAGGCACCGGAAACGATTAGAGATTTCCTAAAACAGCGGTTCAGATGGACGTTTGGAACTTTACAATGTTTTTGGAAGCACAAAAAAGCGTTTGGGGGAAGAAAGCATAAATCACTGGGATTCTTTGCCCTTCCTAATATGCTGCTATTTCAATTTATCATTCCTTTTTTTGCACCGCTTTTAGATTTATTGTTTATTCTAGGAATCCTGACAGGGGCTGCCCAAAAGTCACTCTTGATTTTTGCCAGTTACTATTTGGTCGATTTTCTTGTTTGCTTCGTTGCATTTAGGATGGAGAAGTTAAGTTTTAAACCGCTAATTTCCTTGTTCCTGCAAAGAATTTTCTACCGCTACTTATTACTATGGGTAACGTGGAAATCCTTTTTTGCTGCACTGAAAGGAACCAGAGTAGGTT
- a CDS encoding LCP family protein, which yields MKQERTSQSPKKKKLGLKITLGIILLLILGAGAYGFSVYKSVTDTLKKTHEPLKRSEAEQRVINLSEGDPISILLLGVDQREGDRGRPDSLMLLTANPEDKSIKMLSIPRDTYTEIIGKGTKDKINHSYTYGGVDNSIKTIENFLDVPIDYYVEVNMDGFKDLIDAVGGVTVDNTLDFTYQGTDYPIGQLKLNGEEALKYSRMRSLDPQGDLGRQERQRKIIQALIKEAVHIETLTNYGSILEVIGENVKTNLTFEEMKELRANYSQTRHDIEQIEINGTGKEEKGVFYYIVSEEERAKQSKTLKQHLNIQ from the coding sequence ATGAAACAGGAACGCACATCCCAGTCCCCGAAAAAAAAGAAGCTAGGCCTTAAAATTACACTGGGAATCATTTTGCTTCTTATTTTAGGTGCAGGCGCTTACGGATTTTCCGTATATAAATCTGTTACCGACACACTCAAAAAAACACATGAACCATTGAAACGTTCAGAAGCAGAGCAGCGTGTGATTAATTTATCAGAAGGGGATCCCATCTCCATTCTATTGCTTGGGGTGGACCAACGCGAAGGAGACCGCGGGCGGCCAGACTCATTAATGCTATTAACGGCAAATCCAGAAGATAAATCTATTAAAATGTTAAGTATACCTCGTGATACATACACCGAAATTATCGGCAAAGGAACAAAGGATAAGATCAATCATTCGTATACATACGGAGGAGTTGACAACTCTATTAAAACCATTGAAAACTTCCTAGATGTCCCGATTGACTACTACGTGGAAGTAAATATGGACGGTTTTAAGGATCTTATAGATGCTGTTGGCGGTGTAACTGTGGATAACACCTTGGACTTTACCTATCAAGGGACAGACTACCCTATCGGTCAACTGAAATTGAACGGTGAAGAGGCCCTGAAGTACTCTCGTATGCGATCTCTTGACCCACAGGGTGACTTAGGCCGACAAGAACGCCAGCGTAAAATCATTCAGGCTCTTATCAAAGAAGCGGTCCATATCGAAACTCTCACTAACTATGGAAGCATATTAGAGGTAATTGGCGAGAATGTAAAAACAAATTTAACGTTTGAGGAAATGAAGGAATTAAGAGCAAACTATTCCCAAACACGACATGATATTGAACAAATCGAAATAAACGGGACAGGCAAGGAAGAAAAGGGAGTCTTTTATTACATTGTGTCTGAGGAGGAGCGGGCAAAGCAGTCGAAGACACTTAAACAACACTTGAATATTCAATAA
- a CDS encoding ABC transporter ATP-binding protein, which yields MTLLLENVTKRFGEHTAVNNLSLEIPEREMFGFLGGNGAGKTTTFRMILGLLDKSAGEISWNGEQINYEKSNIIGYLPEERGLYPKLKVKEQIIYLGRLRGMKKQEIVSELEKWLERFKVPEYMDKKVEELSKGNQQKIQFISAVIHKPKLLILDEPFSGLDPVNVEMLKEAVLDVKESGTSIVFSSHQMDHVEEMCEHLCILQKGKPVVQGALRKIKRSFGKKNLVVHADESLEFLKEFPGVVNYKKVMDGCKLQIEEEAVSQEILQALQGKGFIRKFELEEPSLNDIFIEKVGASYE from the coding sequence TTGACATTATTATTAGAGAACGTAACAAAACGCTTTGGTGAGCATACTGCGGTTAACAATCTTTCGCTAGAGATTCCTGAGAGGGAGATGTTCGGCTTTCTAGGCGGAAATGGTGCAGGGAAGACGACAACCTTTCGAATGATCCTTGGATTATTGGATAAATCCGCTGGTGAAATCTCTTGGAATGGCGAACAGATCAATTATGAAAAGAGCAATATAATTGGCTATTTGCCTGAGGAAAGGGGACTCTATCCAAAGCTTAAAGTAAAAGAACAGATAATATATTTGGGTAGATTACGCGGAATGAAAAAACAGGAAATAGTATCTGAATTAGAAAAATGGCTAGAACGTTTCAAGGTGCCGGAGTACATGGATAAGAAGGTAGAGGAATTATCGAAAGGAAACCAACAAAAGATCCAGTTTATTTCCGCTGTCATCCATAAGCCAAAACTATTGATACTGGATGAACCATTTTCTGGGTTAGATCCTGTTAATGTAGAAATGCTGAAGGAAGCGGTACTTGATGTGAAAGAAAGCGGAACATCAATTGTATTTTCTTCACATCAAATGGACCATGTTGAGGAAATGTGTGAGCATTTATGTATTTTGCAAAAGGGAAAACCTGTTGTTCAGGGTGCTTTGCGGAAAATTAAACGTTCATTTGGTAAGAAAAATCTCGTTGTACATGCGGATGAATCATTAGAATTTTTAAAAGAATTTCCTGGTGTTGTAAACTACAAAAAAGTAATGGACGGCTGTAAATTACAAATCGAAGAAGAAGCAGTATCACAGGAAATATTACAGGCTCTGCAAGGAAAAGGATTTATTCGTAAATTCGAGCTAGAAGAACCTTCATTGAATGACATCTTTATCGAGAAAGTAGGTGCTTCTTATGAATAA
- a CDS encoding helix-turn-helix transcriptional regulator yields the protein MKTLIREYRTKMNITQEELSQILKVSRQTVISLEKGKYKPSLVLAHKLAQTFGCTIEELFIFEGDENIE from the coding sequence ATGAAAACGCTAATTCGTGAATATCGAACGAAAATGAATATTACACAGGAAGAACTCTCGCAAATATTAAAAGTATCTAGGCAAACCGTTATATCGCTGGAAAAAGGGAAGTATAAGCCATCTTTAGTATTGGCACATAAGCTTGCACAAACATTTGGATGCACGATTGAGGAGTTATTTATATTTGAAGGAGATGAGAATATTGAGTGA
- a CDS encoding YlbF family regulator: MSNIHDKAHGLEKAISESEEFQKLKSAFETVMKNPETKQMFDEFRDTQIRLQEKQMQGLEITEEEIETARKVVELVQRNQDISTLMEEEQKVNQLINDISRIITSPLEGLYGNSNNVN, translated from the coding sequence ATGTCTAATATTCATGATAAAGCACATGGTTTAGAAAAAGCAATCAGTGAGAGTGAAGAATTCCAAAAATTAAAATCAGCTTTTGAAACAGTAATGAAGAATCCTGAAACAAAGCAAATGTTTGATGAATTCCGCGATACACAAATTAGATTACAGGAAAAACAAATGCAGGGCTTAGAAATAACCGAGGAAGAAATTGAAACAGCTCGTAAAGTGGTTGAGTTAGTACAGAGAAATCAAGATATTTCCACGTTAATGGAAGAAGAGCAAAAGGTAAATCAATTAATCAATGATATCAGCCGAATTATTACAAGCCCACTAGAGGGACTTTATGGTAATTCAAATAATGTTAACTAA
- a CDS encoding ABC transporter permease, translated as MNKFWIIFAHTYLDKIKSKTFIITTALFVLLVIGSVNIQNITALFSDESKDQVAVIDSSEVLFTPLKAGVESADDSLELIAFDGTEEDVKTAVQDEEYEAALTIALNNEGIPEANYYASDITNTGMQQTILDQLQQLKVGLAIEQAGFDEAMISSINAPVTFNTIALDEGAKTIEEMFQAQGVVYIMVFLMYIVVIMYGTMIATDVATEKSSRVMEILISSASPITHMFAKIIGIALVGLTQIGIIVAVAVSAISSQKDELVGGVLDMFGFLDTPTSLIIYGVLFFLLGYLLYATLAAMLGSLVNRSEEANQAITPLIMLIAVAFLIAMFGLSSPESPLITVTSFIPFFAPMVMLLRIGMLDVSIWEIATSIGILIATIIILGLIGARVYKGGVLMYGSAKPLKNMMKAIQLSKKEK; from the coding sequence ATGAATAAGTTTTGGATTATTTTTGCCCATACATATTTAGATAAAATTAAATCAAAAACGTTTATTATTACAACTGCACTTTTTGTATTATTAGTTATTGGTTCGGTTAACATTCAAAACATTACCGCTTTATTTTCTGATGAAAGCAAGGACCAAGTAGCGGTTATTGATTCTTCGGAGGTTTTGTTTACCCCCTTGAAAGCAGGGGTTGAAAGTGCAGATGATAGTCTTGAATTAATTGCATTTGATGGCACGGAAGAAGATGTAAAGACTGCTGTTCAAGATGAAGAATATGAAGCAGCACTTACGATAGCGTTAAATAATGAAGGAATCCCGGAAGCAAACTATTATGCGAGTGATATTACGAATACTGGAATGCAGCAAACAATCTTGGATCAATTGCAGCAATTGAAGGTCGGACTCGCAATTGAGCAGGCTGGATTTGATGAGGCGATGATATCATCGATTAATGCCCCAGTAACATTCAACACTATCGCACTGGATGAAGGAGCAAAAACAATCGAAGAAATGTTCCAAGCGCAGGGTGTTGTTTATATTATGGTCTTTCTGATGTATATAGTTGTCATCATGTATGGAACGATGATTGCAACGGATGTGGCAACAGAGAAATCATCACGTGTGATGGAAATATTAATATCGAGTGCATCACCGATTACCCATATGTTTGCCAAAATAATTGGGATTGCATTGGTAGGATTAACTCAGATTGGAATTATCGTTGCTGTAGCGGTTAGTGCTATTTCATCACAAAAAGATGAATTAGTAGGTGGCGTTTTAGATATGTTCGGTTTTCTAGACACACCAACATCATTAATTATCTATGGAGTGCTGTTCTTTTTACTTGGTTATTTATTGTACGCAACCCTTGCCGCAATGCTTGGATCTTTAGTTAATCGTTCAGAAGAAGCAAACCAAGCAATCACGCCCTTAATCATGTTAATAGCGGTAGCTTTCTTGATTGCAATGTTTGGATTGTCTTCTCCAGAGTCACCGTTGATTACCGTCACATCGTTTATCCCGTTTTTTGCACCCATGGTAATGCTCTTAAGGATTGGTATGCTTGATGTGTCAATTTGGGAGATTGCCACATCAATTGGAATTTTAATTGCTACGATTATCATTCTTGGGTTAATCGGCGCTAGAGTATACAAAGGTGGAGTATTAATGTATGGAAGTGCTAAACCACTGAAAAATATGATGAAGGCAATTCAGTTATCGAAGAAGGAGAAGTAA